A stretch of Zonotrichia leucophrys gambelii isolate GWCS_2022_RI chromosome 19, RI_Zleu_2.0, whole genome shotgun sequence DNA encodes these proteins:
- the PAFAH1B1 gene encoding platelet-activating factor acetylhydrolase IB subunit beta: MVLSQRQRDELNRAIADYLRSNGYEEAYSVFKKEAELDVNEELDKKYAGLLEKKWTSVIRLQKKVMELESKLNEAKEEFTSGGPLGQKRDPKEWIPRPPEKYALSGHRSPVTRVIFHPVFSVMVSASEDATIKVWDYETGDFERTLKGHTDSVQDISFDHTGKLLASCSADMTIKLWDFQGFECIRTMHGHDHNVSSVAIMPNGDHIVSASRDKTIKMWEVQTGYCVKTFTGHREWVRMVRPNQDGTLIASCSNDQTVRVWVVATKECKAELREHEHVVECISWAPESSYSTISEATGSETKKSGKPGPFLLSGSRDKTIKMWDISTGMCLMTLVGHDNWVRGVLFHSGGKFILSCADDKTLRVWDFKNKRCMKTLNAHEHFVTSLDFHKTAPYVVTGSVDQTVKVWECR, translated from the exons ATGGTGCTGTCACAAAGGCAACGAGATGAACT AAATCGAGCGATAGCAGATTACCTCCGTTCCAATGGCTACGAGGAGGCATACTCggtttttaaaaaggaagcTGAATTAGATGTG AATGAAGAGTTAGATAAGAAGTATGCTGGActtctggaaaagaaatggaCGTCTGTTATAAGATTACAAAAGAAG GTAATGGAATTAGAATCGAAGCTGAATGAAGCTAAGGAAGAATTTACATCAGGTGGACCTCTTGGTCAGAAACGAGACCCTAAAGAGTGGATTCCTCGTCCTCCAGAGAAGTATGCATTGAGTGGGCACAGGAGTCCTGTCACCCGAGTAATTTTCCATCCAGTGTTCAGTGTTATGGTCTCTGCTTCAGAGGATGCCACAATAAAG GTGTGGGATTATGAGACAGGAGACTTTGAGAGAACCCTGAAGGGGCACACAGACTCTGTGCAAGATATTTCCTTTGACCACACTGGCAAACTCTTGGCCTCCTGTTCTGCTGATATGACCATTAAGCTATGGGATTTCCAGGGCTTTGAGTGCATCAGAACTATGCATG gtCATGATCATAACGTTTCTTCGGTAGCCATCATGCCCAACGGAGATCATATAGTTTCTGCCTCAAGGGATAAAACTATCAAAATGTGGGAAGTCCAGACAGG TTACTGCGTGAAGACTTTCACGGGGCACAGAGAATGGGTGCGCATGGTGCGGCCCAACCAGGACGGCACCTTGATTGCCAGCTGCTCCAACGACCAGACGGTGCGCGTGTGGGTGGTGGCGACAAAGGAATGCAAAGCTGAGCTCCGAGAGCACGAGCATGTGGTAGAGTGCATTTCCTGGGCTCCTGAGAGCTCCTACTCCACCATATCAGAAGCTACAGGATCAGAG ACTAAGAAGAGTGGCAAGCCTGGGCCTTTTCTGCTGTCTGGATCCAGAGACAAGACCATTAAGATGTGGGACATTAGCACTGGCATGTGCCTTATGACACTT GTGGGCCATGATAACTGGGTACGTGGCGTCCTGTTCCATTCTGGGGGAAAGTTTATTTTGAGCTGTGCTGATGACAAGACTCTCCGTGTCTGGGACTTCAAGAACAAGCGATGCATGAAAACCCTCAACGCGCACGAACACTTTGTTACCTCTTTGG ATTTCCACAAGACAGCCCCGTACGTGGTGACTGGGAGTGTAGATCAAACAGTAAAagtgtgggagtgccgctga
- the CLUH gene encoding clustered mitochondria protein homolog has product MVIRAGEMPPAAVPAAQGAEQQQPAPRDSRPAETQQRPEHPSGVALMNGSGPHDSLKGDKDAKQNGHEEAEPGEDGNDQEVIVIQDTGFTVKICAPGIEPFSLQVSPQEMVQEIHQVLMDREDTCHRTCFSLQLDGNVLDNFAELKTIEGLQEGSLLKVVEEPYTVREARIHVRHIRDLLKSLDPSDAFNGVDCNSLSFLSVFTEGDLGDSGKRKKKGTEMEQIDCTPPEHILPGSKERPLCALQPQNRDWKPLQCLKVLTMSGWNPPPGNRKMHGDLMYLYVITVEDRHVSITASTRGFYLNQSTAYNFNPKPANPSFLSHSLVELLNQISPTFKKNFSALQKKRVQRHPFERIATPFQVYSWTAPQAEHAMDCVRAEDAYTSRLGYEEHIPGQTRDWNEELQTTRELPRKNLPERLLRERAIFKVHSDFTAAATRGAMAVIDGNVMAINPSEETKMQMFIWNNIFFSLGFDVRDHYKDFGGDVAAYVAPTNDLNGVRTYNAVDVEGLYTLGTVVVDYRGYRVTAQSIIPGILEREQEQSVIYGSIDFGKTVVSHPKYLELLEKTSRPLKIQKHKVLNDKNEEVELCSSVECKGIIGNDGRHYILDLLRTFPPDLNFLPVEGEEMPEECKKMGFPKQHRHKLCCLRQELVDAFVEHRYLLFMKLAALQLMQQKANKQESSAALENGASAENGAADSERPESEDGKMEDSVTGLDQVKELAETIASDDGTVDPKSREVIRNACKAVGSISDTSFDIRFNPDIFSPGVRFPESSREEVQDQKQLLKDAAAFLLSCQIPGLVKDCLDHTVLPMDGATLAEAMHQRGINMRYLGKVINFITKTPGHAQLDHIFKIGISELITRSAKHIFKTYLQGVELSGLSAAISHFLNCFLSSFPNPIAHLPADELVSKKRNKKRKNRNLGNADNTAWASMTPQELWKNICSEAKNYFDFSLECENADQAAEVYNLQKITLLREISLKTGVQILLKEYNFDNRHKPTFTEEDILNIFPVVKHVNPKASDAFHFFQSGQAKVQQGFLKEGCELINEALNLFNNVYGAMHVEICACLRLLARLNYIMGDYSEALSNQQKAVLMSERVLGIEHPNTIQEYMHLALYCFANSQLSTALNLLYRARYLMLLVFGEDHPEMALLDNNIGLVLHGVMEYDLSLRFLENALAISSKYHGSKSLKVALSHHLVARVYESKAEFRSALQHEKEGYTIYKNQLGEHHEKTKESSEYLKYLTQQAVALQRTMNEIYKNGSNANIMPLKFTAPSMASVLEQLNIINGILFIPLSQKDLENLKAEVQRRQQLQESMKSGEQLEAEDKAVEEKEAEPSMPSAAIPLTQSSA; this is encoded by the exons AGCACCCGTCTGGCGTGGCACTGATGAATGGCAGCGGCCCGCATGACAGCCTCAAGGGCGACAAGGATGCCAAGCAGAATGGCCACGAGGAGGCTGAGCCGGGAGAAGATGGGAACGACCAGGAGGTCATCGTCATACAGGACACGGGATTCACTGTCAAGATCTGTGCACCAGGGATagagcccttttccctgcag GTTTCTCCTCAAGAGATGGTGCAAGAAATCCATCAAGTTTTGATGGACCGGGAGGATACCTGCCATCGGACCTgcttctccctgcagctggatggCAACGTCCTGGATAACTTTGCTGAGCTGAAGACGATTGAAGGACTGCAGGAGGGCTCACTGCTGAAAGTGGTGGAAG AGCCATACACGGTGCGAGAAGCCAGGATACACGTGCGCCACATTCGGGACCTTCTGAAGAGTCTTGACCCATCAGATGCTTTCAATGGTGTGGACTGTAACTCATTGTCCTTCCTGAGTGTCTTCACTGAAGGAGACCTGGGAG ACagtggaaaaaggaagaagaaaggtaCCGAAATGGAACAAATTGACTGCACCCCTCCTGAACATATCCTGCCAGGTAGCAAAGAGAGGCCCCTGTGTGCCCTTCAGCCCCAGAACAGAGACTGGAAG CCTTTGCAGTGCCTAAAGGTACTGACGATGAGTGGCTGGAACCCTCCGCCCGGGAACCGCAAGATGCACGGGGACCTCATGTACCTGTACGTGATCACGGTGGAGGATCGGCACGTCAGCATCACTGCCTCCACGCGGGGATTCTACTTGAATCA gtCTACTGCATACAACTTCAATCCCAAACCTGCAAACCCTAGTTTTCTCAGTCATTCCTTGGTGGAACTACTTAACCAGATCAGCCCTACCTTCAAAAAAAacttctctgctctgcagaagaaACG GGTTCAGAGACACCCCTTTGAGAGGATAGCCACTCCTTTCCAAGTGTACAGCTGGACGGCCCCGCAGGCAGAGCACGCCATGGACTGTGTCCGGGCAGAGGACGCCTACACCTCCAGGCTGGGCTACGAGGAGCACATACCTGGACAG ACCAGAGACTggaatgaggagctgcagaCCACACGGGAGCTGCCACGCAAGAACCTGCCTGAGAGGCTGCTGAGAGAACGAGCCATTTTCAAG GTTCACAGTGACttcactgcagcagcaacacGAGGTGCTATGGCTGTCATTGATGGCAATGTCATGGCCATCAACCCCAGCGAGGAGACCAAGATGCAGATGTTCATCTGGAACAACATTTTCTTCAGCCTGGGCTTTGACGTCCGTGACCACTACAAGGACTTTGGTGGAGACGTTGCTGCTTACGTGGCTCCCACCAATGATCTCAACGGTGTGCGGACCTACAACGCTGTGGATGTGGAAGGGCTGTACACGCTGGGGACTGTCGTGGTGGATTACAGAGGTTACAGGGTGACGGCTCAGTCTATTATCCCTGGCATCTTGGAGCGGGAGCAGGAACAGAGTGTCATCTATGGGTCAATAGACTTCGGCAAGACAGTTGTGTCACACCCCAAgtacctggagctgctggagaagacCAGCAGGCCGCTGAAGATCCAGAAGCACAAAGTTCTCAACGACAAGAATGAGGAGGTGGAGCTGTGCTCCTCAGTAGAGTGCAAAGGCATTATTGGCAACGATGGGCGTCACTACATCCTGGACCTGCTACGCACTTTCCCTCCAGATCTAAACTTCCTGCCTGTTGAAGGGGAGGAGATGCCAGAGGAATGTAAGAAAATGGGGTTCCccaagcagcacagacacaagcTTTGCTGTCTTCGTCAAGAGCTTGTTGATGCCTTTGTAGAACACAG GTATCTCTTATTCATGAAGctggctgcactgcagctgaTGCAGCAGAAAGCCAACAagcaggagagctcagctgcGCTGGAAAATGGAGCCTCTGCAGAGAATGGCGCTGCAGACAGCGAGAGGCCCGAGTCAGAGGATGGGAAAATGGAGGACAGCGTGACTGGGCTGGATCAGGTGAAGGAGCTGGCGGAGACCATCGCGTCCGACGATGGAACAG tggatcccaaaagcagagaagtGATTCGGAATGCTTGCAAGGCTGTAGGCTCCATTAGTGACACATCATTTGATATTCGGTTTAACCCAGATATTTTCTCACCAG GTGTTCGCTTCCCGGAGTCGAGCAGAGAGGAGGTGCAGGatcagaagcagctgctgaaggacGCCGCTGCGTTCCTGCTGTCCTGCCAGATCCCAGGCTTG GTGAAGGACTGCCTGGATCACACGGTgctccccatggatggggcCACCTTGGCTGAGGCCATGCACCAGAGGGGCATCAACATGCGTTACCTGGGCAAGGTGATCAACTTCATCACCAAGACCCCTGGCCATGCACAGCTGGATCACATCTTT AAAATTGGAATCAGCGAATTGATCACTCGATCAGCCAAACACATCTTCAAGACGTACCTCCAG GGTGTGGAGCTGTCAGGTTTATCTGCTGCCATCAGTCACTTCCTGAATTGTTTTCTGAgctccttcccaaatcccattgccCATCTTCCAGCTGATGAGCTGGTCTCCaagaagaggaacaagaaaCGGAAAAACAGGAACCTTGGCAATGCTGACAACACTGCCTGGGCAAGCATGACCCCTCAGGAGCTATGGAAGAATATTTGTTCAGAAGCAAAGAACTATTTTGATTTCAGTCTTGAATG TGAGAATGCTGACCAGGCAGCTGAAGTGTATAATCTACAGAAAATCACCCTGCTCCGTGAAATCTCCCTCAAAACTGGAGTCCAG ATCCTGCTGAAGGAGTACAACTTCGACAACAGGCACAAGCCCACTTTCACAGAAGAGGATATTCTTAACATCTTCCCTGTAGTGAAGCATGTAAACCCCAAAGCCTCCGATGCTTTCCACTTCTTCCAGAGCGGGCAAGCAAAAGTTCAGCAAG GTTTCTTGAAGGAGGGCTGTGAGCTCATCAATGAAGCCTTAAACCTGTTCAACAATGTGTATGGTGCTATGCATGTAGAAATCTGTGCCTGCCTGAGGCTGCTAGCTCGGCTCAACTATATCATGGGAGATTACTCAGAG GCCTTAAGCAATCAGCAGAAAGCGGTGCTAATGAGCGAGAGGGTCCTGGGCATCGAACACCCCAACACCATCCAAGAATAT ATGCACCTGGCTCTGTACTGCTTTGCAAACAGCCAACTCTCCACAGCACTGAACCTGCTGTACCGTGCACGCTACCTCATGCTGTTGGTATTTGGGGAGGATCACCCAGAAATGGCACTCTTAGAT AACAACATTGGCCTGGTGCTCCATGGGGTCATGGAGTATGACCTGTCCCTGCGGTTCCTGGAGAACGCCTTGGCCATCAGCTCCAAGTACCACGGCTCCAAGTCTCTGAAGGTTGCGCTGAG ccACCACCTGGTTGCCCGAGTGTACGAGAGCAAAGCAGAGTTCCGGTCGGCTCTGCAGCATGAGAAGGAAGGCTACACCATCTACAAGAATCAG CTCGGTGAACACCATGAAAAGACCAAAGAGAGCTCTGAGTACTTGAAATACCTGACACAGCAAGCGGTGGCTCTGCAGCGCACAATGAACGAGATCTACAAGAACGGCTCCAATGCCAACATCATGCCCCTGAAG TTCACAGCTCCCAGTATGGCCAgtgtcctggagcagctgaacaTTATCAATGGAATTCTCTTCATTCCACTAAG CCAAAAAGACTTGGAGAACCTTAAAGCCGAGGTGCAGCGacgccagcagctccaggaaagcATGAAAAGTGGGGAACAGCTGGAAGCAGAGGACAAAGCTGTGGAGGAGAAAGAGGCTGAGCCGAGCATGCCTTCTGCTGCCATCCCCttaacacagagctctgcttaA